In Sphingobacteriaceae bacterium, the following proteins share a genomic window:
- the lptC gene encoding LPS export ABC transporter periplasmic protein LptC — translation MVSEIQRRLMIKSLRIVLFFFIPVSIGIFSSCSNDLKDVMALPRNELSPSTIGDSVTMLYSDTAQLKIMLTANRMLFFDKNVSEPFKVMPKGFFVTFFDKDEKVSATLRGNYGVSYDVSNKMEAKYAVEVVNKDGVKLNTEKLIWNANTQKIYTDAYVVITTATEQITGYGLESNQDFTKYKLKKIKAILQLKDNEQQ, via the coding sequence ATGGTTTCAGAAATACAGAGAAGATTAATGATTAAGTCTTTGCGCATAGTTCTTTTTTTCTTTATCCCGGTAAGCATCGGGATTTTTTCTTCTTGCTCAAATGATCTTAAAGATGTGATGGCTCTTCCACGTAACGAGTTAAGTCCCTCTACTATTGGCGACAGTGTTACGATGTTATATTCAGATACGGCACAACTAAAAATAATGCTTACGGCCAACCGTATGTTGTTTTTTGATAAGAATGTAAGCGAGCCTTTTAAGGTAATGCCAAAAGGATTTTTCGTAACTTTTTTTGATAAAGATGAAAAAGTTTCTGCTACTTTGCGGGGTAATTACGGTGTGAGTTACGATGTGAGCAACAAGATGGAAGCCAAATATGCGGTAGAGGTTGTAAATAAAGATGGCGTGAAACTAAATACAGAAAAGCTTATCTGGAATGCCAATACCCAAAAAATTTATACCGACGCTTATGTGGTTATTACTACGGCAACGGAACAAATTACGGGCTATGGTTTAGAAAGTAACCAGGATTTTACCAAATACAAATTAAAAAAGATCAAAGCAATATTACAATTAAAAGACAATGAGCAGCAATAA
- a CDS encoding ABC transporter, giving the protein MLFILFKESLLFAWQSLVGNKLRSFLSLLGITIGIFAIILVFTIVDGLESNIRGSVESLGNNVVYVQKWPWTFGPDYPWWKYINRPTPQYYELDELQRRCKTTEAIAYRIGARRTIKYKSNSISNAVVGGISHEFYKIKSFDLSSGRYFTQNETDAGYRMVLIGAEIAAGLFGNEDPLGKQIKIAGQKATVIGVIKKEGESLLGMSFDYQVITPFNFARYMIDTRAESSDPTIYAKARPTISNAEMMDELTGVLRGLRKLKPAADPNFALNETSLISKAFDALFDIIGTAGWIIGGFSILVGGFGIANIMFVSVRERTNLIGIQKSLGAKNIFILFQFLSESVLLSFIGGFFGLLLTYIITELGKGAIGMDISLSSTNIILGFTISILIGIISGFIPAYSASQLDPVEAIRTN; this is encoded by the coding sequence ATGCTTTTTATCCTCTTTAAAGAAAGTTTATTATTTGCCTGGCAATCGCTGGTAGGAAATAAGCTGCGTTCTTTTTTAAGTTTATTAGGTATCACCATTGGCATCTTTGCCATCATTCTTGTTTTTACCATTGTTGACGGCCTCGAAAGTAATATTCGTGGAAGTGTGGAATCTTTAGGCAATAACGTGGTGTATGTTCAAAAATGGCCATGGACCTTTGGTCCCGATTACCCCTGGTGGAAATACATTAACCGTCCAACTCCCCAATATTATGAGCTCGATGAATTACAAAGGCGTTGCAAAACCACTGAAGCCATCGCCTACCGCATAGGTGCAAGAAGAACCATCAAATACAAATCCAACAGTATTTCTAACGCAGTAGTAGGGGGCATTTCGCATGAATTTTACAAGATTAAAAGTTTTGATTTAAGCTCTGGAAGGTACTTTACACAAAACGAAACCGATGCCGGGTATCGCATGGTTCTGATAGGAGCCGAAATAGCGGCTGGTCTTTTTGGAAACGAGGATCCTTTAGGTAAACAAATAAAAATAGCGGGACAAAAAGCAACGGTTATCGGCGTCATTAAAAAAGAAGGCGAAAGTTTACTCGGAATGAGTTTCGACTACCAGGTTATTACTCCTTTTAATTTTGCGCGTTACATGATCGATACCCGGGCAGAAAGTTCAGATCCTACCATTTATGCCAAAGCAAGGCCAACTATCAGCAATGCAGAGATGATGGATGAATTAACAGGGGTGTTGAGAGGTCTGCGGAAATTAAAGCCAGCCGCCGATCCAAATTTTGCCTTGAATGAAACCAGTTTAATCAGTAAAGCCTTCGATGCTTTATTTGACATTATTGGAACCGCAGGATGGATCATAGGTGGCTTTTCTATCCTCGTAGGTGGATTTGGAATCGCGAACATTATGTTTGTCTCGGTAAGAGAAAGAACCAACTTAATTGGCATTCAAAAAAGTTTGGGTGCTAAAAATATTTTTATCCTTTTCCAGTTCTTAAGTGAAAGTGTCTTGTTGAGTTTTATAGGCGGTTTTTTCGGACTTCTGTTAACCTACATAATAACTGAACTGGGAAAAGGAGCCATAGGTATGGATATTAGTTTAAGCAGCACGAATATCATACTGGGTTTTACCATCTCTATCCTGATTGGAATCATTAGTGGCTTTATTCCGGCTTATAGTGCCTCTCAATTAGATCCTGTGGAAGCGATTAGAACAAATTAA
- the recQ gene encoding DNA helicase RecQ, with the protein MVGEVGTTEILDTLKSFFGFDGFKGNQEKIIKNLLNGKDTFVIMPTGGGKSLCYQLPALMSEGTAIVVSPLIALMKNQVDAIRGFSKENGIAHFLNSSLNKSDITQVKSDVLSGKTKLLYIAPETLTKEDNIAFFKEFKISFFAIDEAHCISEWGHDFRPEYRRLRPIIDAVGSVPVMALTATATPKVQQDIQKNLGMMAADLYKSSFNRDNLYYDVRSKQNVIKEIIKYVKANSGKSGIIYCLSRKKVEEIAEALKVNGIKAAPYHAGLDAKERAKTQDGFLMEDLNVIVATIAFGMGIDKPDVRFVIHHDIPKSLEGYYQETGRAGRDGGEGKCVTFYSYDDIMKLEKFMKDKPVAEQEIGKQMLSETASFAETSSCRRKFLLHYFGEEFDEVRCNGMCDNCRHPKQKFEAKDDLELALECVTEIKEKHKIKDVINVLMGTLTATAKTYKHDQIETWGKGVDHDKDDKFWQAVLRQTIVNGFLSKDIENYGLLRLTEKGKAFLKKPVSIKFARDHDYANGDHPGNDDDIVLGGKGGGNAADEVLFTLLKDLVKKTAKAKGLPPYVIFQEPSLEEMAIQYPITMDEMTKISGVGSGKAAKFGKPFVDLIKKYVEENEIDRPVDMVIKSVVNKSGLKVYIIQNIDRKIGLKEMAKSKNLTLPNLLKEIETIVESGTRININYYIDDLMDEEKQDEIMEYFKESETDSVEAALKELGENDYSEEEIRVMRIKFLSDFGN; encoded by the coding sequence ATGGTTGGCGAAGTAGGAACAACAGAAATCCTTGACACACTAAAAAGCTTTTTTGGCTTTGACGGATTTAAAGGGAACCAGGAAAAAATTATAAAAAACTTATTGAATGGCAAAGATACTTTCGTGATCATGCCCACTGGTGGAGGGAAAAGTTTGTGTTATCAGCTGCCTGCTCTTATGAGTGAAGGAACTGCCATCGTAGTGTCGCCTCTTATTGCTTTAATGAAAAACCAGGTGGATGCCATTCGTGGTTTCAGTAAAGAAAACGGAATCGCCCATTTTCTTAACTCTTCCTTAAATAAAAGTGATATTACGCAGGTTAAAAGTGATGTTTTATCCGGAAAGACCAAGTTACTATACATAGCGCCTGAAACTTTAACCAAAGAGGATAATATCGCCTTTTTTAAAGAATTTAAAATTTCGTTCTTCGCTATTGACGAAGCACATTGTATTTCAGAATGGGGACATGATTTCAGGCCTGAATACCGCCGTTTACGTCCTATTATCGACGCCGTGGGTTCAGTTCCGGTAATGGCTCTTACAGCAACCGCTACTCCTAAAGTGCAGCAGGATATTCAAAAGAATTTGGGTATGATGGCTGCCGATCTTTATAAGTCTTCGTTTAACCGCGATAATTTATACTACGATGTCCGTTCAAAACAAAACGTCATTAAAGAGATTATTAAGTACGTTAAGGCAAATTCGGGCAAAAGCGGTATTATCTATTGCCTGAGCCGTAAAAAGGTAGAGGAAATAGCAGAAGCCTTAAAAGTTAACGGAATTAAAGCGGCGCCCTATCATGCCGGTTTGGATGCAAAAGAAAGGGCCAAAACCCAGGATGGTTTTTTAATGGAAGATCTGAATGTGATTGTTGCTACAATTGCCTTTGGAATGGGAATTGATAAGCCGGATGTACGTTTTGTAATTCACCACGATATTCCAAAATCATTAGAAGGGTATTACCAGGAAACGGGCCGTGCGGGACGAGATGGAGGAGAGGGAAAATGCGTGACTTTTTACAGTTACGACGATATTATGAAGTTAGAGAAGTTTATGAAAGACAAACCGGTTGCCGAACAGGAAATCGGCAAACAAATGCTTTCTGAAACTGCCTCTTTTGCTGAAACCAGCAGTTGCCGCCGTAAGTTTTTACTTCATTATTTTGGAGAAGAGTTTGATGAGGTAAGATGTAATGGTATGTGCGATAATTGCCGTCATCCAAAACAAAAGTTTGAAGCTAAAGATGATCTTGAACTGGCATTAGAATGTGTGACCGAGATCAAGGAAAAACATAAAATTAAGGATGTTATTAATGTCCTTATGGGCACATTAACAGCTACTGCTAAAACCTATAAGCATGATCAGATTGAAACCTGGGGTAAAGGGGTAGATCATGATAAAGATGATAAGTTCTGGCAGGCCGTTTTGCGTCAGACCATTGTAAACGGATTTTTGTCAAAAGACATTGAAAATTATGGGTTATTGCGTTTAACAGAAAAAGGTAAAGCCTTTTTGAAAAAACCGGTAAGTATTAAATTTGCGAGAGACCATGATTATGCAAATGGTGATCATCCGGGTAATGACGATGATATTGTGTTAGGCGGAAAAGGCGGTGGCAATGCAGCTGATGAGGTTTTGTTCACTTTATTGAAAGACCTCGTTAAAAAAACAGCGAAAGCGAAAGGCTTACCTCCTTATGTTATTTTTCAGGAGCCTTCTTTAGAAGAAATGGCCATTCAATATCCTATCACCATGGATGAAATGACCAAAATTAGCGGTGTTGGTTCGGGTAAAGCTGCAAAATTCGGGAAACCTTTTGTAGACCTTATTAAAAAATACGTAGAAGAAAATGAGATCGATCGTCCGGTGGACATGGTCATTAAATCGGTTGTAAATAAATCGGGTTTAAAAGTTTATATCATTCAAAATATTGACCGTAAGATTGGGTTAAAAGAAATGGCTAAGAGTAAGAATCTTACATTGCCAAACCTCTTAAAAGAAATAGAAACCATCGTTGAATCTGGAACCCGAATAAACATCAATTATTACATTGATGATTTGATGGACGAAGAAAAACAAGATGAGATCATGGAATACTTTAAAGAAAGTGAGACGGATAGTGTTGAAGCTGCTTTAAAAGAACTCGGAGAGAACGATTATTCAGAAGAAGAAATTCGCGTGATGCGGATTAAATTCTTGTCTGACTTCGGAAACTAG
- a CDS encoding peptidase M23 — protein METPKPTRWKRFRRFLSKKYRLVILNDTTFGEKFSLRLSPAGIIIGMAAITIVMTTLVISLVAFTPLREYIPGYGDIAERKQILDLNIKADSLEQAVGSRDVYLSTVLKAVEEKVETKTPKPGKDTTGKYAKVNTQPSSNDIEFRKEYEENKGNTNSSLAKLKYTGLSEAVFFTPVKGIITESFNLTEDHFGVDIVTKQDETIKSTLDGTIIFTGFSASDGNVVQVQHSNNLISIYKHCASFLKVMGDRVKSGEAIAVVGDTGEKSRGPHLHFELWFNGSPINPQEFVAF, from the coding sequence ATGGAGACTCCAAAACCAACCCGGTGGAAAAGATTCAGACGTTTTCTGAGCAAAAAATACCGCCTGGTGATACTAAACGACACTACTTTTGGTGAGAAATTCTCTCTCCGCCTGTCTCCTGCTGGTATTATTATAGGAATGGCGGCAATAACCATTGTTATGACCACTCTGGTAATAAGTCTGGTGGCATTTACGCCTTTGAGAGAGTATATTCCTGGGTACGGAGATATTGCAGAGCGTAAACAAATCCTCGATCTGAATATAAAAGCCGATTCTTTAGAACAAGCCGTTGGGTCACGTGACGTTTATTTAAGCACGGTACTAAAAGCGGTGGAAGAAAAGGTGGAAACCAAGACGCCAAAACCGGGAAAAGATACTACCGGGAAATATGCGAAGGTAAATACGCAACCCAGCTCAAATGACATCGAGTTTCGCAAAGAGTATGAAGAAAATAAAGGAAACACTAATAGTAGCCTTGCGAAATTAAAATATACCGGACTTTCTGAAGCGGTTTTTTTTACACCCGTAAAAGGAATTATAACCGAGTCTTTTAATTTAACGGAAGATCATTTTGGAGTGGACATTGTTACCAAACAGGATGAGACGATAAAATCTACACTGGATGGAACAATAATATTCACCGGTTTTTCTGCCAGCGATGGTAACGTGGTACAAGTGCAACACAGCAATAACCTCATCAGTATTTACAAACATTGCGCCTCCTTCTTAAAAGTAATGGGCGACCGTGTTAAGTCCGGTGAAGCCATTGCCGTGGTAGGAGATACCGGCGAAAAAAGCCGCGGACCTCATCTTCATTTTGAATTGTGGTTTAATGGCTCTCCTATTAATCCGCAGGAATTTGTGGCCTTTTAA
- a CDS encoding TetR family transcriptional regulator, with product MEPQEKILKTSLGLFFKYGIKHITMDDIAKELGMSKKTIYQFYKEKDDLVNQLCNNELNTQEAHFEDMNKSAKDPIHEIMLISDKMRNMMQNINPMFFLDLQKFYPTAYQRFISFRENCAYKLVILNIKKGIETGVYRPDLDPELISRLRMAQIDMLMFGNYFSYEKTSFAKTHTVVLDIFIYGICTIKGHKLFNNYKKINEEE from the coding sequence ATGGAGCCACAAGAAAAAATATTAAAAACGTCTTTAGGATTGTTTTTTAAATATGGCATCAAGCATATTACGATGGACGACATCGCCAAAGAGCTTGGTATGTCTAAGAAAACAATTTACCAGTTTTATAAAGAGAAAGACGATTTAGTGAATCAATTATGCAACAATGAACTAAACACTCAGGAAGCTCACTTTGAAGACATGAATAAGTCGGCCAAAGATCCTATTCATGAAATAATGTTAATTTCTGATAAAATGAGGAATATGATGCAAAACATTAATCCAATGTTTTTTCTCGACTTGCAAAAATTTTATCCTACAGCTTACCAAAGATTTATTTCGTTCCGCGAAAACTGCGCCTATAAACTTGTTATTCTCAATATTAAAAAAGGCATTGAAACGGGCGTTTATCGTCCTGACCTTGATCCTGAACTTATCTCCCGTTTAAGAATGGCGCAGATCGACATGTTGATGTTTGGAAATTATTTCTCTTACGAAAAAACAAGTTTTGCAAAAACACATACTGTAGTGCTGGATATTTTTATTTATGGGATCTGCACCATAAAAGGGCATAAGCTATTTAATAATTACAAAAAAATAAACGAAGAAGAATAA
- a CDS encoding transporter, whose translation MKHLSKLTLILVLVMTMYQTEAQEANKTSFSLQESIDYSLKHSPNYLNAELDLKSADFRRKEITGMGLPQIAGSIDFKDYLSIPTSLLPAQIFGGPEGTFLPVKFGTKYNATAGLSANWNILNSDYFFGLQAQKEYMNLSKISVTRSKADLVSQVTKAYYTVVISRDRLKSLDANIVKLKKTYDDTKATNAQGIMFELIDVERLEVQYNNLLTEQEKTLRLIEISASLLKFQMGYAVNDPITLTDSLNVESNFQELSKTVDVTQRPDYKLLTSQQTLLDLDVKRLKYQFLPSLTLYGSYQYNAQRNEFNFFEASNGDPSKKWFKVALVGATLNLNIFTGWQRMNRIEQTKITAYKNQNTIKNLELAAQLEASTASVNYTNAYSSLLRQKKNLELAEHVAEVARKKYQSGIGSNIEVVTAESDLTSAQTNYYNSVFDMIVAKTDYLKATGTLVK comes from the coding sequence ATGAAACACCTAAGTAAACTTACACTCATCCTGGTTTTAGTGATGACGATGTATCAAACAGAAGCTCAGGAGGCTAACAAAACAAGTTTCAGTCTGCAGGAGTCTATCGACTACTCACTAAAACACAGTCCTAACTATTTAAATGCGGAACTGGATCTGAAGAGTGCAGATTTCAGACGCAAAGAAATTACGGGTATGGGACTTCCACAAATTGCCGGAAGTATTGATTTTAAAGATTATTTAAGCATTCCAACATCTTTGCTACCGGCGCAAATTTTTGGCGGACCAGAAGGAACTTTCTTACCCGTTAAGTTTGGTACGAAATACAATGCAACAGCAGGGTTAAGTGCCAACTGGAATATTTTGAATAGCGATTATTTTTTCGGCTTACAAGCTCAGAAAGAATATATGAACCTATCTAAAATTAGTGTAACAAGAAGTAAGGCAGATTTAGTTTCTCAGGTAACGAAAGCTTATTATACGGTTGTGATAAGCCGTGACCGATTAAAATCTCTTGATGCTAATATTGTAAAATTGAAAAAAACATATGATGATACCAAGGCTACAAACGCACAGGGTATTATGTTTGAATTGATCGATGTGGAACGTCTGGAAGTACAATATAATAATCTATTGACGGAACAGGAGAAAACTCTAAGACTTATTGAGATCTCTGCGTCCTTATTAAAATTTCAAATGGGTTACGCAGTAAATGATCCTATTACTTTAACGGATAGTTTAAATGTGGAGAGTAACTTTCAGGAGTTAAGCAAAACGGTAGACGTAACACAACGTCCTGATTACAAATTATTAACGTCACAACAAACACTTTTAGATCTGGATGTTAAAAGGTTAAAATATCAATTTCTTCCGTCTTTAACACTTTATGGATCTTACCAATACAACGCACAGCGTAACGAATTTAATTTTTTTGAGGCGTCAAACGGTGATCCCTCAAAAAAATGGTTTAAAGTAGCTCTTGTAGGTGCAACCCTTAACCTCAATATTTTTACAGGATGGCAGCGTATGAACAGGATTGAACAAACCAAGATCACTGCTTATAAAAACCAGAATACGATTAAAAACCTTGAATTAGCAGCTCAACTGGAAGCGAGCACTGCAAGTGTAAATTATACAAATGCATACTCGAGTTTATTGCGTCAGAAAAAGAATCTTGAATTAGCGGAGCATGTTGCTGAGGTGGCGCGCAAAAAATATCAAAGTGGCATAGGTAGCAATATTGAAGTTGTTACAGCGGAGTCAGATTTAACAAGTGCCCAGACAAACTATTACAATTCTGTGTTCGATATGATTGTAGCTAAAACAGATTATTTAAAAGCAACAGGAACATTGGTAAAATAA
- a CDS encoding efflux transporter periplasmic adaptor subunit — translation MKSRNNTNTTTKNKVMIKNSTLMLLLAVIMVACGGGGSDKKAELEKLKKQKADLEVKIAALQEEVLKSDTTIKEKITDVVAIPVTIAPFKTYIEIQGRIDADENVFVSSEMPGTITKINVKVGDQVSKGTVLAETDARATQQQIADLNTNLELAKQVYDKTKSLWDQKIGTEIQYLQSKNNKESLENKIATMQEQVRMSKIISPINGTVDNISIKLGQSVAPGMQAISVINFSNLKVKAEIAESYAARVKTGNEVLVLFPDTKDTIASKINYASRGINALTRTFGVEVYLDTKGEYHPNMVTKLRINDYTSPKPEITVPVKFIQKGATESFVLVAEGGKAVKKIVKINHEYAGIAEVTEGLKEGDMIITEGYDLINDGDKIAVAAPAANEAKK, via the coding sequence ATGAAATCAAGAAATAATACTAACACCACTACAAAAAATAAAGTTATGATCAAGAATTCTACATTAATGCTTCTGCTAGCCGTTATAATGGTAGCTTGCGGTGGCGGTGGTTCTGATAAAAAAGCAGAACTCGAAAAATTAAAAAAACAAAAAGCTGATCTTGAAGTGAAGATTGCTGCATTACAGGAAGAAGTTTTAAAAAGCGATACCACTATTAAAGAAAAAATAACAGACGTTGTGGCAATACCGGTAACCATTGCTCCTTTCAAAACTTACATTGAAATTCAAGGACGTATTGATGCAGATGAAAATGTATTTGTTTCCTCTGAAATGCCAGGAACTATTACAAAAATTAATGTAAAAGTAGGCGACCAGGTTTCTAAGGGAACTGTTCTTGCAGAAACGGATGCACGAGCTACCCAACAGCAAATAGCAGATTTAAATACAAATCTCGAACTTGCCAAACAAGTATACGACAAAACGAAAAGTCTTTGGGACCAAAAAATTGGTACGGAAATTCAATACTTACAAAGCAAAAACAACAAAGAAAGTCTTGAAAATAAAATTGCAACAATGCAGGAACAAGTGCGTATGAGCAAAATTATTTCCCCTATCAATGGAACTGTAGATAACATCAGTATTAAATTAGGTCAGTCTGTTGCCCCTGGTATGCAAGCTATCAGTGTAATTAATTTTTCTAACTTAAAAGTAAAGGCAGAAATTGCAGAAAGTTATGCAGCGCGCGTTAAAACCGGCAACGAAGTACTTGTTCTTTTTCCTGATACAAAAGATACAATTGCTTCAAAAATTAACTATGCTTCAAGAGGCATTAACGCTTTAACAAGAACATTCGGTGTTGAGGTGTATTTAGATACTAAAGGAGAATACCACCCAAATATGGTAACTAAATTAAGAATTAACGACTACACTTCTCCAAAACCAGAGATTACTGTACCGGTTAAATTTATTCAAAAAGGGGCCACAGAAAGTTTTGTGTTAGTAGCTGAAGGTGGAAAAGCGGTAAAGAAGATCGTGAAGATCAATCATGAGTATGCTGGCATAGCTGAAGTAACTGAAGGGCTAAAAGAAGGCGACATGATCATTACAGAAGGATACGACCTTATTAATGATGGCGACAAGATCGCAGTTGCTGCTCCGGCAGCTAATGAGGCAAAAAAATAA